From the Fibrobacter sp. UWB10 genome, one window contains:
- a CDS encoding LicD family protein has translation MDESLRALQLKELDLLKYFQQVCKDNHIEYYALGGTLLGAVRHKGFIPWDDDIDVGIPRPDYERLCKILEEKSGTGKIKFRSYKNTQDYIRYFGRIEDESMKIVRHDNIKVEEAFAWIDLFPLDAMPNNALLRKLKVFYVLFLRAIYRFSCFDRLVNVNKKGRPLHERVLVWVGLHTPIQKFFDTKKCLARLERALTATPYEKSDYLVNAMGAYKFREMFHKKYYGKGRMYPFEDTEICGPEDYDFVCTQLYGDYMTPPKVDDRNHHGLQAVSNASED, from the coding sequence ATGGACGAATCCCTGCGCGCATTGCAACTGAAGGAACTGGACTTGCTGAAATATTTCCAGCAAGTCTGCAAAGACAATCATATTGAATACTATGCCTTGGGCGGAACACTGCTGGGTGCGGTACGCCATAAGGGTTTTATTCCTTGGGATGACGATATCGATGTCGGCATTCCGCGTCCGGATTACGAACGCCTTTGCAAGATTCTTGAAGAAAAGTCCGGTACTGGGAAAATCAAGTTCCGTTCTTATAAAAATACCCAAGATTACATTCGTTACTTTGGTCGTATTGAAGACGAAAGTATGAAAATCGTTCGCCATGACAACATCAAGGTCGAAGAGGCTTTTGCCTGGATAGACTTGTTCCCGCTGGATGCCATGCCGAACAACGCCCTGCTGCGTAAGCTGAAGGTTTTTTACGTTCTCTTTTTGCGTGCGATATACCGCTTTTCTTGCTTTGATCGCTTGGTGAATGTGAACAAGAAAGGGCGTCCTTTGCACGAACGTGTTCTGGTTTGGGTTGGACTCCATACCCCAATTCAGAAATTCTTTGATACTAAGAAATGCCTAGCCCGCTTGGAACGCGCGCTGACGGCGACTCCGTACGAAAAGTCGGACTACCTGGTGAATGCCATGGGCGCCTACAAGTTCCGCGAGATGTTCCATAAGAAGTATTACGGCAAGGGGCGTATGTACCCCTTCGAAGATACCGAAATTTGTGGCCCCGAAGATTATGACTTTGTCTGTACGCAACTTTATGGCGACTACATGACGCCGCCGAAGGTTGATGACCGCAATCACCATGGTTTGCAGGCTGTAAGTAATGCTTCCGAAGATTAG
- a CDS encoding glycosyltransferase family 2 protein, whose protein sequence is MLPKISVVIPVYNSAKYLRDCLDSVLAQSFSDWEVVAVDDGSPDDSPAILDEYAAKDARIKVIHKANGGVSAARNDGLVVAAGEYVLFVDSDDYLEQDALRIAYEEATRVNADVVIGDYFAVSSKGRRRYHFFSENFVASERTLIEKLQQTMLYSGYSPYFSNSCGYLFGAQWTKLFRRSMLVENAVHFPTSISLFEDGIFGLTAFEHSKVISYLSVPFYNYRVLETSLCHSYKYNNIDLYKRISSEVCSLAERFAKGPDFYDAYETRFIYYAKKQVGQIFASNMGFWNKYRECKKLLTNEFYVPFLKKIAVKPLVMNERLFGRLVRFKLYLLLSVLMQVRRG, encoded by the coding sequence ATGCTTCCGAAGATTAGTGTTGTCATTCCGGTTTATAATTCCGCAAAATATTTGCGTGATTGTCTAGACAGCGTGCTTGCTCAGTCTTTTTCGGATTGGGAAGTGGTGGCTGTCGATGACGGAAGTCCGGATGATTCTCCTGCAATTCTCGATGAATACGCTGCGAAAGACGCCCGCATCAAGGTGATTCACAAGGCAAATGGTGGTGTGTCGGCGGCCCGCAACGACGGCCTTGTTGTGGCTGCTGGCGAATACGTGCTGTTCGTGGATTCAGATGATTATCTGGAACAAGATGCGCTGCGCATTGCTTATGAAGAAGCGACTCGCGTGAATGCCGATGTCGTAATTGGCGATTACTTTGCGGTAAGCTCTAAGGGCCGTCGCCGTTACCACTTTTTCTCTGAAAATTTTGTCGCAAGCGAACGTACTTTGATTGAAAAGCTGCAGCAAACGATGCTGTATAGCGGTTATTCGCCGTATTTTTCGAATTCATGCGGCTACCTGTTTGGTGCGCAGTGGACAAAACTTTTCCGCCGTAGCATGCTTGTTGAAAATGCAGTGCACTTTCCGACCTCGATCAGCCTGTTCGAAGATGGCATATTCGGGCTGACCGCGTTTGAACATTCAAAAGTGATTTCGTATTTGAGTGTCCCGTTCTATAACTATCGCGTTCTGGAAACGTCTCTTTGCCATTCTTACAAGTACAACAATATTGACTTGTACAAGCGCATTTCTTCGGAAGTCTGTTCGCTGGCAGAACGTTTTGCTAAAGGGCCTGATTTTTACGATGCTTACGAAACCCGCTTTATTTATTATGCCAAAAAGCAGGTGGGACAAATATTCGCAAGCAATATGGGATTTTGGAACAAATATCGTGAATGCAAGAAATTGCTCACGAATGAATTCTACGTTCCGTTCTTAAAGAAGATTGCGGTCAAGCCTTTAGTCATGAATGAAAGGCTTTTTGGTCGCTTAGTTAGATTCAAGCTGTATTTGCTTTTGTCCGTCTTGATGCAGGTCCGCAGAGGGTAA
- a CDS encoding O-antigen ligase family protein — MAFFAGTLLFPNVCLFVKNPSISPQHIILYTFLAIECLKNREEFFRGVFRNPLVIPLGLSVASYTCTALFNGGLLSIDMYYGVRDIVDTFGYLIAAYIVGKNNDIHEFAKSIYPFIVICCFFGIIEGLLNANYPYKFINSAFPHYNGLYNLNSDISLGQSWRIRTCFTTKHPTAFGTFLMTMFLFYLPYIKKKVIPFSKLLLILGLLAVNIVMCGSRTALFCTLIGVALYIADRFSILVKIATIGLIILSFTAILGVIADNFKGGQGRGSSIDLRTQQLIFSIVTIDKSPIWGNGNKYASHNLFEENDAGQMRVEDSSGTDMGGLESVVFTLLIDRGFVGLISYYLLLFWIFWLFYRYRNRFSERDDAFIIVGAGILFLTLSGSIGNSSAFLFSILGLQLGNFVQEKEKQEDEEDANALPSADLHQDGQKQIQLESN; from the coding sequence ATGGCATTTTTCGCAGGAACGCTCTTATTTCCTAACGTTTGCCTTTTCGTTAAGAACCCCTCTATTTCGCCCCAACACATTATTCTTTATACATTTCTCGCGATAGAATGTCTAAAGAATCGCGAAGAATTTTTTCGCGGCGTATTCAGGAACCCGTTAGTAATCCCCCTGGGGCTTTCTGTCGCAAGCTACACTTGCACAGCCCTTTTCAATGGTGGACTACTCTCTATCGACATGTACTACGGCGTTCGCGATATCGTAGACACATTCGGCTACCTTATTGCAGCATACATCGTCGGCAAGAACAACGACATTCACGAATTCGCCAAATCGATTTATCCATTCATTGTCATCTGTTGCTTTTTCGGTATTATCGAAGGGTTGCTCAACGCCAACTATCCTTACAAGTTTATCAATTCGGCGTTCCCGCATTACAACGGTCTGTACAATTTGAATTCCGACATCTCGCTCGGTCAAAGCTGGCGAATCCGCACCTGCTTTACAACAAAGCACCCGACCGCCTTCGGAACATTCCTGATGACCATGTTCCTTTTCTACCTTCCCTATATAAAGAAAAAAGTCATTCCGTTTTCCAAGTTGTTGCTGATTCTCGGGCTCCTTGCCGTCAACATAGTCATGTGCGGTTCCCGAACAGCTTTATTCTGCACCTTGATTGGCGTCGCCCTGTACATTGCCGACCGATTCAGCATACTCGTCAAAATTGCCACCATCGGTTTGATCATCCTTTCTTTCACCGCAATTCTTGGGGTCATTGCCGACAATTTCAAAGGCGGGCAGGGGCGAGGTTCTTCGATTGACTTAAGAACTCAGCAGCTCATTTTTTCAATCGTCACTATCGACAAGTCCCCCATTTGGGGAAACGGCAACAAATACGCCTCGCATAACCTGTTCGAAGAAAACGATGCCGGACAGATGCGTGTCGAAGACAGTTCAGGAACGGACATGGGCGGCCTTGAATCTGTCGTATTCACACTACTCATCGACCGCGGCTTCGTCGGGCTGATTAGCTATTACCTGCTACTGTTCTGGATATTCTGGCTTTTCTACAGGTACCGCAACAGATTCAGCGAACGAGATGACGCCTTCATTATCGTGGGTGCAGGCATCCTGTTCCTAACGCTGTCGGGTTCAATCGGCAATAGTTCTGCATTCTTGTTCTCGATTCTTGGGTTGCAATTAGGCAACTTCGTTCAAGAAAAAGAAAAGCAAGAAGACGAAGAGGACGCTAACGCATTACCCTCTGCGGACCTGCATCAAGACGGACAAAAGCAAATACAGCTTGAATCTAACTAA
- a CDS encoding adenylyltransferase/cytidyltransferase family protein, protein MKKYKRAITYGTFDLFHVGHLRLLKRVAALADELYVAVSSDEFNSIKGKTCVIPFAERAEIIESLACVTKVIREDNWDQKINDVKENHCDLFVMGDDWTGKFDFLKDYCDVIYLPRTPGVSTTDIKKILKK, encoded by the coding sequence ATGAAAAAGTACAAGCGAGCAATAACCTACGGAACATTCGACCTATTTCACGTAGGGCACCTCCGTCTATTAAAACGCGTTGCAGCCTTGGCCGATGAACTCTATGTCGCCGTATCTTCGGACGAGTTTAATTCTATCAAGGGTAAAACCTGTGTCATTCCGTTTGCAGAACGTGCCGAAATCATCGAATCGCTTGCCTGCGTCACAAAGGTCATCCGCGAAGACAATTGGGACCAAAAGATAAACGACGTCAAGGAAAACCACTGCGACCTGTTTGTCATGGGCGACGATTGGACTGGCAAATTCGATTTTCTTAAAGATTATTGCGACGTCATCTACCTGCCTAGAACGCCTGGTGTAAGCACGACTGACATCAAGAAGATTCTGAAAAAATAG
- a CDS encoding endonuclease/exonuclease/phosphatase family protein produces MKPFSVFLLSCLLFLGTGISLAQNQEKITFASWNIRWQSDDDVKNGNAWKKRFEPIANVIRFYDFDIVAMQEGAAGKRDDLAPLLKDYAFIEIDSTEHNPILIKKDKFKLLDKGKFYLSLTPEKKSKSWDSMHKRFCLWAKLQKDSTTFFVFNTHFDHRGKVAKNEGAKIIYQWIPSIAQSSPYIISGDFNSVEGSVPYEILMSIPGIKDAKDVAQFTHIVKKSFNHFDPTRDSKWDLDHIFVDSRIPVYRYGVLNEMYFDGETYRYPSDHSPIMMVFELPAIKQP; encoded by the coding sequence ATGAAACCATTTTCTGTATTCCTTTTGAGTTGTCTGCTGTTTCTAGGAACAGGAATCAGCCTTGCTCAAAATCAGGAAAAGATCACCTTCGCTTCATGGAACATCCGGTGGCAAAGCGACGACGATGTTAAAAACGGGAACGCTTGGAAAAAAAGATTCGAGCCAATAGCCAACGTCATCCGATTTTACGATTTCGACATCGTTGCCATGCAAGAAGGCGCTGCCGGAAAACGCGACGACCTTGCCCCTCTATTGAAAGACTACGCCTTCATTGAAATCGATTCTACGGAACACAATCCCATTCTTATCAAGAAGGACAAGTTTAAGCTTTTAGATAAAGGCAAGTTTTATTTATCGCTGACACCCGAGAAAAAAAGCAAAAGCTGGGATTCAATGCACAAGCGATTCTGCCTTTGGGCCAAATTGCAAAAAGACAGCACGACCTTTTTTGTATTCAACACGCACTTTGACCATCGTGGAAAAGTTGCCAAAAACGAAGGCGCCAAAATCATATACCAATGGATTCCTTCCATAGCCCAGAGCTCGCCCTACATAATCTCTGGAGATTTCAACTCCGTCGAAGGTTCCGTTCCCTATGAAATTCTCATGTCAATACCCGGCATCAAAGATGCAAAGGATGTCGCACAATTCACTCATATCGTAAAAAAGAGCTTCAATCATTTTGACCCCACTCGCGACAGCAAATGGGACCTCGACCACATTTTTGTGGACTCTCGAATTCCCGTATACCGTTATGGGGTTCTCAACGAAATGTATTTTGACGGGGAAACCTATCGTTACCCCTCCGATCATTCGCCAATCATGATGGTATTTGAATTACCCGCTATAAAACAACCTTAA
- a CDS encoding glycosyltransferase, translated as MISIAMATYNGAKYLQLQLDSIRNQSYKDIEIIICDDHSSDDTWEIIQKNATEDSRIKPFRNEENLGFKKNFEKAIRLCQGEYIALSDQDDIWELNHLQILLDTIGNHSIACGDANLIGSSGESLGMTLSDADCLEIPPAANLEVAYRVYFNSSCFQGASMLIRKNFLEKALPIPEKAKYHDAWFAALAPFVDGLIYTKQIITQHRRHNSNSSKPLEWKKLGPIHYREAPRLADRAFWREAILERIDNLTADQKKFLNSVKKYYTRRLARTRKFKNFFFRLPHYKAIYTTDSKIYLEW; from the coding sequence ATGATTTCAATTGCAATGGCAACTTACAACGGGGCAAAATACCTCCAATTACAGTTGGATTCCATTCGAAACCAATCTTACAAAGATATCGAAATCATTATCTGCGACGACCATTCTTCGGACGACACTTGGGAAATTATCCAGAAGAACGCCACCGAAGATTCTCGTATCAAACCATTCCGCAACGAAGAAAATCTGGGTTTCAAGAAAAATTTTGAAAAGGCAATCAGGCTTTGCCAAGGCGAATACATCGCCCTTTCCGACCAAGATGACATTTGGGAGCTGAACCACTTGCAAATTCTTTTGGACACCATCGGAAACCACAGCATTGCCTGCGGAGATGCAAACCTGATTGGAAGTTCGGGAGAATCTTTAGGCATGACTTTGAGCGACGCCGACTGTCTCGAAATTCCTCCGGCCGCAAATCTCGAAGTTGCCTACCGAGTGTACTTCAACAGCAGTTGCTTTCAAGGCGCCTCAATGCTTATACGCAAGAATTTTCTTGAAAAAGCACTCCCCATTCCCGAAAAGGCCAAATATCACGACGCCTGGTTTGCCGCCCTCGCCCCCTTTGTAGACGGGCTTATTTACACAAAACAGATTATCACGCAGCACAGGCGCCACAACAGTAATTCTTCAAAGCCTCTGGAATGGAAAAAATTGGGTCCCATTCATTACCGCGAGGCCCCTCGACTTGCCGACAGAGCTTTCTGGCGCGAAGCGATTCTTGAACGAATTGACAACTTAACCGCCGATCAAAAAAAGTTCTTGAATTCGGTCAAGAAATATTATACTCGAAGACTTGCCCGCACCAGAAAATTCAAGAATTTCTTTTTCAGGCTCCCGCACTACAAAGCAATCTATACCACCGACTCCAAGATTTACCTTGAATGGTAA
- a CDS encoding CDP-glycerol glycerophosphotransferase family protein, whose product MKAGKSRLLNRAIFELKKWSVELKLKDRLREILFYCFRIFPVQKKKVLFDNFIGRGYGCNPKYIARALKQIDPTLDIVWLARKELMKCDREGGRNVKLGSLRSVYEQATAKVWVANNRQKEYVRKRANQVYLQTWHGAIGIKKCEGDMGDLVNADWKRCAINDSRMIDMMISNSKFCTDVYKRAFWYNGPVWEVGYPRNDLMLNPNEGVFEKVRKSLNLASDVKLFLYAPTFRKVRTDWQSDSLDLEKVLAALEKKIGGNWVCLLRLHPFAIKANEGRIQFSDRVVNASKYEDMQELMCAADVLCTDYSSCIFDFILSRKPALMYAPDMEHYLQERSFHFDPYKLPFSCSLSNDEIVKAIDSFDDAAYQKAIDAFIEREQVIEKGCASQKVAELVASICVEKPIDPATLGRVVR is encoded by the coding sequence ATGAAGGCTGGGAAAAGCCGACTTTTAAATAGAGCTATATTTGAATTGAAAAAATGGAGCGTTGAATTGAAACTCAAAGACCGCCTAAGAGAAATCCTATTTTACTGTTTCAGAATCTTCCCTGTCCAAAAGAAGAAGGTGCTTTTTGATAACTTTATAGGCCGCGGTTACGGTTGCAATCCCAAATATATTGCCCGGGCCCTCAAGCAAATTGACCCGACCCTAGATATAGTCTGGCTTGCCCGAAAGGAACTTATGAAGTGTGATCGCGAGGGCGGTCGCAATGTTAAACTGGGCTCCCTGCGTTCGGTGTATGAACAGGCGACGGCGAAAGTATGGGTGGCCAATAACCGCCAAAAGGAATATGTCCGCAAAAGGGCGAATCAGGTGTATTTGCAGACATGGCATGGCGCCATTGGAATCAAGAAATGCGAAGGCGATATGGGCGATTTGGTGAATGCAGATTGGAAACGCTGTGCCATCAATGATTCTCGCATGATTGACATGATGATTTCTAACAGCAAGTTCTGCACCGATGTCTACAAGCGTGCTTTCTGGTATAATGGACCTGTTTGGGAGGTTGGATACCCGCGTAATGACTTGATGCTGAATCCGAATGAAGGCGTTTTCGAGAAAGTTCGGAAATCTCTGAATCTGGCTTCGGATGTCAAACTGTTCCTGTATGCTCCGACTTTCCGCAAGGTTCGTACGGACTGGCAAAGCGATAGCCTGGATTTGGAAAAAGTGCTTGCAGCGCTTGAAAAAAAAATTGGCGGAAATTGGGTCTGCCTTTTGAGATTGCATCCGTTTGCCATCAAGGCGAACGAAGGCCGTATTCAGTTCTCGGACCGTGTGGTTAATGCATCTAAGTACGAAGATATGCAAGAATTAATGTGCGCTGCCGATGTGTTGTGCACGGATTATTCTTCGTGCATTTTTGACTTTATTCTTTCGCGTAAGCCTGCTTTGATGTATGCGCCGGATATGGAACATTACTTGCAGGAACGTTCCTTCCATTTTGACCCGTACAAGTTGCCGTTTAGTTGCTCCCTTAGTAATGACGAAATCGTGAAGGCGATTGATTCGTTTGACGATGCCGCCTACCAGAAGGCAATTGATGCCTTTATTGAACGCGAACAGGTGATTGAAAAGGGCTGCGCCTCGCAAAAGGTGGCTGAACTTGTCGCAAGCATTTGTGTTGAAAAGCCCATCGACCCTGCGACTCTTGGTCGCGTAGTGCGGTAA
- a CDS encoding NAD-dependent epimerase/dehydratase family protein, translated as MTEIESSYDSFLQRDVEFISNSSCVPWEDFRSKSVLVTGATGLIGSLIVLALACRNRLFNQEIKIKALARNKKKAERVFESLLGRPGFEIVEGDVNASIEGAGEVDYIIHTASATSSKYFVTNPVETIATAIDGTRNVLELARRCKVKGFLYLSSLEVYGVPAEGHVNMLESEAGYIDSMKVRSCYSEGKRMVECLCASYASEYGVPVKVARLGQTFGAGVPYEDNRVFAQFSRSAIEGVDIVLKTKGETLRNYCYTADAVTALLTILAKGNVSEAYNVANKNTAITIADMAQLVCRKFSNGKSNVVFDIAEDCAKLGYNPVVKICLDTNKLENLGWKAEYDLEQMFERTIESMKLKQP; from the coding sequence ATGACTGAAATTGAATCTTCTTATGATTCTTTTTTGCAGAGGGATGTTGAATTTATTTCGAATAGCTCTTGTGTCCCTTGGGAAGATTTTCGTTCCAAGTCTGTTTTGGTGACTGGTGCGACAGGACTCATTGGCTCCTTAATTGTTCTGGCTCTTGCTTGTCGTAATAGGTTGTTTAATCAAGAAATCAAGATTAAGGCGCTCGCTCGCAACAAGAAAAAGGCTGAACGCGTATTCGAAAGCCTTCTCGGTCGACCCGGATTCGAAATTGTCGAAGGTGATGTGAACGCTTCTATTGAAGGCGCCGGCGAAGTGGACTACATCATTCATACGGCAAGTGCGACTAGCTCGAAGTATTTCGTGACGAATCCTGTAGAAACCATCGCGACGGCAATCGACGGCACCCGCAACGTGCTGGAACTTGCACGCCGTTGCAAGGTGAAAGGTTTCCTTTACCTATCCTCGCTTGAAGTCTACGGCGTTCCAGCCGAAGGCCATGTCAATATGCTGGAATCTGAAGCGGGCTACATTGATTCGATGAAGGTTCGTAGCTGTTATTCCGAAGGCAAGCGCATGGTAGAATGTCTTTGTGCCTCTTACGCCTCGGAATATGGCGTTCCGGTAAAAGTTGCTCGTCTTGGACAAACTTTTGGTGCGGGCGTTCCCTATGAGGACAATCGAGTTTTTGCACAATTTTCTCGCAGCGCGATTGAAGGCGTAGATATCGTTCTCAAAACGAAGGGTGAAACGCTCCGTAACTATTGCTATACGGCAGATGCCGTGACGGCCTTGTTGACGATTCTTGCAAAGGGAAATGTTTCTGAGGCTTATAACGTAGCTAACAAAAATACGGCCATCACGATTGCTGATATGGCGCAACTTGTGTGTCGCAAATTTTCCAATGGCAAAAGCAATGTCGTCTTTGATATTGCCGAAGATTGCGCAAAGTTGGGCTACAATCCGGTTGTGAAAATATGTTTAGATACGAACAAGTTGGAAAATCTTGGTTGGAAAGCGGAGTACGACTTGGAACAAATGTTTGAGCGTACAATAGAAAGTATGAAGCTAAAACAGCCGTAA
- a CDS encoding oligosaccharide flippase family protein: protein MESKKKFAINGIAQVFSFLVSIGITFFLTPYIVSRLGAAAYGFVGLASNFVSYAQIATIALNSMAGRFITISVHQNDIEKARKYFSSVFYSNIILVAFISIIGLAVLYKLEHIIDIPANNLYDVKVLFGCIFLNFFISIIFNVYNVCTFIRNRLDLSSTRTIIANALKAILLVGIFYFFDPAVWYIGLATVISTIYIIITNIHFRRRLTPDLIIGLKYFDTKAIKELLSAGIWNIVSRLSGLLQHGFDLLIANLLIGPTEMGILAIIKRIPTLTLTLFERINSIFAPPWTKLYAQNNFDELHKSIEQSLRIFGFISFIPTAFIFVFCDWFYQLWLPSQDAKLLYLLTAAGCLELPLAMPLQPIYNIFPLTNKLKANALFNLVIYTATFATVVIGINITESSLTHMLLIAGTGSFFSLSKALIFLPIYGAKCIKIKAKALYLGMLRSGIAFAVLIVPLFILKNQISHISWPILATSIVACCLFGFIIGYAIILNKNDRKGIARLYNKIAQRFHR from the coding sequence ATGGAATCCAAAAAGAAATTTGCAATCAACGGCATCGCTCAGGTATTTTCATTTCTTGTAAGTATAGGAATTACCTTTTTCCTGACGCCCTACATTGTTAGCCGTTTGGGTGCCGCCGCGTATGGTTTCGTTGGTCTTGCAAGCAACTTTGTAAGCTACGCTCAAATCGCAACCATCGCCTTGAATTCCATGGCCGGACGATTTATAACTATTAGCGTTCACCAAAACGATATTGAAAAAGCCCGAAAATACTTCAGTTCCGTATTTTACTCTAACATCATTCTCGTTGCATTCATCAGCATCATAGGGCTTGCCGTACTATACAAGCTAGAACACATCATCGACATTCCTGCCAACAACCTGTACGATGTGAAAGTCCTTTTCGGATGCATATTCCTCAACTTTTTCATCAGCATCATATTCAACGTCTATAACGTCTGCACCTTCATCCGCAACCGTCTAGACCTTTCTTCAACAAGAACCATTATCGCAAACGCCCTCAAGGCTATTCTTCTCGTAGGAATCTTTTACTTTTTCGACCCGGCCGTCTGGTACATCGGCCTTGCAACAGTCATCAGCACAATCTACATTATCATAACCAACATTCATTTCCGGCGCAGACTTACGCCGGATCTTATCATCGGGCTCAAATATTTTGACACCAAAGCAATCAAGGAGTTGCTTTCTGCAGGCATCTGGAATATTGTATCTAGATTAAGCGGACTATTGCAACATGGTTTCGACCTTCTAATTGCGAACCTGTTGATTGGCCCAACCGAGATGGGTATTCTCGCCATCATTAAAAGAATCCCGACGCTGACGCTCACCCTTTTTGAACGAATCAATTCCATTTTCGCCCCGCCTTGGACAAAACTTTATGCCCAGAACAACTTTGACGAATTACACAAAAGCATTGAGCAGTCCCTTAGAATTTTTGGTTTCATCAGCTTTATTCCGACAGCATTCATTTTTGTTTTCTGCGACTGGTTTTATCAATTGTGGCTACCTTCTCAAGACGCCAAATTGTTGTACTTGTTGACCGCAGCAGGTTGCCTTGAATTGCCCTTGGCCATGCCGTTACAGCCCATATACAACATTTTCCCCTTAACAAACAAGCTCAAAGCGAACGCCTTGTTCAACCTTGTTATTTATACGGCTACATTTGCAACCGTTGTCATTGGGATTAACATTACCGAAAGCTCTCTGACGCACATGCTTTTGATTGCAGGAACGGGCTCATTCTTCAGCCTGTCTAAGGCTCTTATATTCCTGCCCATTTATGGCGCCAAATGCATCAAAATCAAGGCAAAGGCTCTATACTTAGGAATGCTACGTAGCGGCATCGCATTCGCCGTCTTGATTGTCCCGCTATTTATTCTGAAAAACCAAATTTCACATATCAGCTGGCCGATTCTTGCAACAAGTATTGTCGCCTGTTGCCTATTCGGTTTTATTATCGGTTATGCGATTATATTGAATAAAAATGACCGCAAAGGAATTGCAAGGCTATACAACAAAATAGCCCAAAGATTCCACCGATAA
- a CDS encoding glycosyltransferase, which produces MIKLVEVIDELEMGGAQHVLHEIITHLDKEKFDITIICFKKARPFASMLEQEVLAKGFKVIYLKPKKRRYKYLQLMWELTKIRPDVIHAHQTGIVAAYWGFWARVKTIITIHTKPARSFIFRNSRRAYKFGLKTKSIITVAISAFNKKLCQEYWNIPEKEVCYVNNGVNIDGCVPESHDCFSFINVGRQDENKNQILIIKAFNRFLKEVSSDVQLYLVGDGECKEQLQKTVAELNIEDKVIFTGYIANPRPFLAKADVYISSSHREGLPLSVLEGMAFGLPVIATDVGGVRDLAQENGYLIEDDDENAMFNAMRELYKNPEICKDKGAKSLEIVQQYTTQKMADGYAKLFEEYAKK; this is translated from the coding sequence ATGATAAAGCTTGTCGAAGTTATAGATGAATTGGAAATGGGAGGTGCTCAGCATGTATTGCATGAGATTATCACTCATTTGGATAAGGAAAAATTCGACATAACGATTATTTGCTTTAAAAAAGCCCGCCCCTTTGCATCTATGTTGGAACAGGAAGTTCTGGCGAAAGGTTTCAAAGTGATTTATTTGAAGCCGAAAAAGCGTCGCTATAAATATTTGCAATTGATGTGGGAACTGACTAAAATCAGACCCGATGTCATTCATGCGCATCAGACCGGAATTGTGGCGGCTTATTGGGGTTTTTGGGCCCGTGTTAAAACGATTATCACGATTCATACCAAACCCGCTCGCTCGTTCATTTTTAGAAATTCAAGGCGCGCTTATAAATTTGGGTTAAAGACGAAGTCCATTATAACGGTCGCTATTTCTGCATTCAATAAAAAATTGTGCCAGGAATACTGGAATATTCCGGAGAAAGAGGTTTGTTACGTAAACAACGGTGTCAATATAGACGGTTGCGTTCCGGAATCTCATGATTGCTTTTCTTTTATCAATGTGGGCCGCCAAGATGAAAATAAAAACCAGATTTTGATCATCAAGGCGTTCAATCGCTTTTTGAAAGAAGTTTCTTCTGATGTTCAACTTTATTTGGTCGGCGACGGTGAATGCAAAGAGCAATTGCAAAAAACGGTTGCTGAATTGAATATCGAAGACAAGGTGATTTTTACGGGTTATATCGCAAACCCGAGGCCTTTTTTGGCAAAAGCGGATGTGTATATTTCGTCAAGCCATCGAGAAGGTTTGCCCCTTTCTGTTCTCGAGGGAATGGCTTTTGGCTTGCCCGTGATTGCAACCGATGTGGGTGGCGTTCGCGATTTGGCTCAAGAGAATGGCTACTTGATTGAAGACGATGACGAAAACGCTATGTTCAACGCCATGCGCGAATTGTACAAAAATCCTGAAATTTGCAAAGACAAGGGTGCTAAATCCCTTGAGATTGTGCAGCAGTATACGACCCAGAAAATGGCCGATGGCTATGCAAAACTTTTTGAGGAGTATGCCAAAAAGTGA